In Rutidosis leptorrhynchoides isolate AG116_Rl617_1_P2 chromosome 6, CSIRO_AGI_Rlap_v1, whole genome shotgun sequence, the DNA window taagaccactgctctgataccaactgaaaggacccgttcatatacattataaacgattcacaatagttgattacatcgcaaggtatttgacctctatatgatacattctacaaacattgcattcgtttttaaaagataaactttctttacaacgaaagttgacggcatgcacaccatttcataatacatccaactataattggcttaataataatcttgatgaactcaatgactcgaatgcaacgtctttcaaaatatgccatgaatgactccaagtaatatccttaaaatgagctaatgcacagcggaagatttctttaatacctgagaataaacatgctttaaagtgtcaaccaaaaggttggtgagttcataggtttatcataacaatcatttcaatatattaatagaccacaagatttccgtttataaatatatgtacactcgcaagtgtataaaagtattctataagttgtaggcacccggtaacaagccttaacgttcatgttttaccctctgaagtacaccagatcaggtgtatttaaaataacctcgaagtactaaagcatcccatagtcaggatggggtttgtcaggcccaatagatctatctttaggattcgcgcctaccgtacatagacaagtagtttaatgttaccaagctaagggtatatttctggtttaaacccacatagaattagttttagtacttgtgcctacttcgtaaaacatttataaaacagcgcatgtattctcagccccaaaatatatattgcaaaagcaattaaaaagggagcaaatgaagctcacaatactgtatttcgtagtaaaaatacatataacgtcatttaacaagtgcaaggttggcctcggattcacgaacgtatcaatatttagattcaatattgcaggaaagtacgtagacgcaacggagatgataaacactagattaacctcacgagcatacccatgaaccatactcatcacctccatagctataacccataatttccttagcttcgactcattcaaaaaaactattttgaaatcactcggacaccactccgtcgtaatattttatgtatactaataatatcttaaaataatacagagcatatatatatatatatatacatatatatatatatatatatacatatatatatatatatatatatacatatatatatatatatatatacatatatatatatatatatatatatatatatatatatatatatatatatatatatatatataatcgattgagagagtgtagagaaatatattttcaagtttctatgaaataatgaaacctactaaattctatttataatagatttttgaattattaaagtgaattattaaagtatgaattattaaagtattattaaagtatgaattattaaagtatgaattattaaaatgaattattaaagtgaattattaaagtatgatttattaaagtgaattattaaagtatgaattattaaagtaaattattaaagtatgaattattaaagtgaattattaaagtatgaattattaaagtgaattattaaagtatgaattattaaagtgaattattaaagtgaattattaaagtatgaattattaaagtgaattattaaagtgaattattaaagtatgaattattaaagtgaattattaaagttaaagtaaagtaaaagtaaagtaaaggtaaagttaaagtatagtaaaagtataaaaactatgtatgtataatacgcgtataaatatatataatattaattaaaatcgttatatatatttaatgaaataaaatataaatatcattatatttattatactggttaagtaatgagttgtcaaaagtgattctagatatttataaaagttatatacgttttaataatgaagttctttttaaactgaaaacgtctttgtacgtttgaaaatagattaatagaatattatggaaaccaattctccactaacttttgtctaactttcgtaaatgacactttttgtttttatttataaatagctttacaaattattctgaatatcgttaagaggaatagattttctcaaatcatagtggacctctcaacagagacttgtaatcataattcaatgtttctgataattcaatcatttaatatatatttttttaatttcgccgaaaatcatattgaaacaaatacgttcgtataaagtattatacgtttaatactttgttaatattctcaagttataatatatatatatatatacatatacatatctatttatatataacggttcgtgaatcgtcagaatttggtcgaggttataatgaatgtatgaacacagtttaaaattcttgagatttaacttaacaaactttgattatcatgtcggaataatataaagattaaagtttaaatttggtcggaaatttccgggtcgtcacatcaccaAGTAACTTGAAGCCCACGAATATCTATATTTAGCTCCATAGTCGTTGGCTGTTAATGATATAGCCCGCGGCTCTTTTACTTTGTGCGAGGGTCGGATTTCTATTTCCTTATTTTCAATGACTTTAGCTTTAAGCATACTAAATTAGATACCATAACCGGCGACTTTACTTGAATATAGACGGCATCTTTAACAACTTTTTTTCTTGATCTTCACGTCACTTCGTATACTAAAACTTTCTTAAATTTGCACACCATAGCCGGTGGTTTTTCCTTTTAGAGTCAGCGGCTTCCTTTCCATATTTTAAGATTTCTTATGTTTTTGGCTAGTTTTAACATATTTACTAAACCAAAACATAAAATACCTTTTTACAAGAATAAATAAGAATTTGATaagataatacttaaaatgatgagATAATACCAAGATAACgcttttatataattataaaaatatgtataatttaagcattatcatatatatatatatatatatatatatatatatatatatatatatatatatatatatatatatatatatatgtatatatatatatatatatattatgttagcAGTAatagcatgtatatatatatatatatataaaatacaataAAGTAAAACAAAACTACACaatttttgattgatttgaccgactttaATCGATTTTTTACTTTTGACCGCCCTTGACTCGACTTTTCCCGCTTTTGACACGACTTTTAACTGTTGACCGACTTATTAGACGTCGATAAGGAGTTGAAATGAACTAGTCACCAAAACACCGCAACGACCACCGCAACATACGCCGCTTGCAATCATGCATGTCACTGAACAAAGAGTAAACAAacgaataaaattaaaaataaaatcgaGATAGGAAATGAAGGAGCCAAAATTAAGTCGTCACACATTGCGATTATTGATTTATTGTCATCCCTAATCCCAAATTCAATTCCATATTTCTTTTTCTTGGCATCAGTTTGTGATCATCTAGGGGAACTTAACCATCCACGCGCTTATATTCCGTAGTTGCATAACTCACCCTCAACTACTGTCTTACTGTCCTGGAGAAAATCCGGACCAATCCGAAGGCATGGCTGCTAAAAACCCCTCCCCACTGCCCCACACTAAACAAAATATCGAAATAACAAATCGAACACACGAATACGTGAGTCTTAATATAATGGATTGATTAATCGATTGATTTATTATAACACTTTTATCGGGGTTGGACCACGGCGTTGGGTGCCGACGTGTACCACCCAAAACGCCACATAGCTGCCGTATCACGGCGTTTGGATGTGGCATTTTGCCTGTGTTGGCTGACTTTCTACGGAGCTCACAACATACGTTTTGGCCATATGTGGTCTTCTGATTGGGCTGAAAAAATCCAATCGTTGCTGGTttgaataaaaaaaattttaatataattttatttttatgtaTACCTATCCAGATTATTATTTACACATACaaatctttctttctttctttctttctttaatTATCTTTAAAATCACACACAATGGAAAAGGCATACAGAATGTTGAGTTTCTCATTGATGATTCCGATGATGAAAAATTTGTTAATTTTGTTAGTAGTTTAACGAAAGAAGAAGTGGAGGGAGAGGCGACAAGTGGAGGGAGAGGGATTATAATGTAACAccttaggcaaatcccacatcgcctacagatatgagtgatcatgggattataaggtaatactcacgcttaaatgacacaacgcattttgggaccatatgcagagcagatgtgtgagtacgctgcagttaagcgtgctcgggcgagagcactaccaggatgggtaacctcctggaaaagtgcttcttgtgtgtggtcgccaagaaaatgccgtgcgcctacgggcaaagcggaaaatattgtggtcatgttaagttggggtgttacagaatggtatcagagccactcatgtactgttgggggtggtggggcaaacctcatcaaggacgatgagtccctgagggggggtgaatgtaacaccctaggcaaatctcacatcgcccacagacatgagtgatcatggattataaggtaatactcacgcttaaatgacacaactcgttttgggaccacaggcagagcagatgtgtgagtacactgcagttaagcgtgctcgggcgagagcactaccaggatgggtaacctcctgggaaagtgcttctcgtgtgtggtcgccaagaaaaagccgtgcgcctacgggcaaagcggacaatattgtggtcatgttaagctggggtgttacactcGTACCTGAGATTATATTCCAATGGATCGTGAAGATGCAGCTGTGAGGTTATACAATGATTATTTTGCAGAATCACCCGTTTATCCTGAAAAAAACTTCAAGCGACGTTTTCGAACGAGTCGGCAATTATTTCTCCGAATCATCGAAGGTATATCTAACTATAATAGTAGCAATATTCAggattattttatgtattttaggGAACGTCCCGATGCAGCTGGCTGTCAAAGTTTAACAATACTCCAAAAGTGCACAACAGCCAGACGCCAAATGGCGTATGGAACTACACCTGATTTATTTGACGAATATATAAAAGTTCGTGAGAAAACGGTTGCTTTATGTCTAGATAATTTTTGTCGTTGCGTATTTCATTTGTTTTCTAGAGAGTATTTGCAAAAACCAACTGCCGAAGATATTGCTCGGCTTTATAATATTTACGCACAAAACATGGTTTACCAGGTATGCTTGgtagtattgattgtatgcattgggagtgGAAGAATTATCCTGTTGCGTAATATACTAGAGGTGATAAAAAAAAAAGGCCCGTCTGTTATGCTTGAGGCAGTAGCCTCTCAATATTTGTGGATACGGCATGCATTATTTGGTATGGCAGGTGAAAACAACGATATTAACGTTTTAAATAATTCACTGTTGTTTAACACCATAAAAGATGGCACTGCTCCACCTTCACCATTTGATGTAAATGGGCATCACTACGAGAGAGGGTATTACCTAGGTGATGGTATTTACTCAGATTGGGCTATGTTGGTAAAAGCTCCCCATAATCCGACTGACGAACTACACAAAAAATTCAAACGGTTTCAAGAAAGCGCAAGGAAAGATATTGAGCGTGCATTTGAAGTATTACAGGGTAGATTTGCAATGTTAATAACTCCGGCGAGATCTATAGACTTTAAAAAATTTAGAAGACATATGTATGCTTGTATTGTATTACATAACATGATTCAAGAAAACAACAGTTTTGTGATTGGATGCAGAAAAGAAAGAATGATACAAAGGAACCTACCATGACAGTTAGAAAGGAATTTGAGGGATCGAGATGCTAGGGTTAAGGAAATAAGGGATAAACAAGTAAACAATCAATTGGAGGCAGATTTAACTTAGCACGTTTGGAACTTATCACCTTACTTTCGTTCcgctaataataatgaataattttTTACGTAGTTTCTTGTTTTGTTTAGGAATTTTAAAATGATGAATATTTTTTTATTTACATTAAGTAATTTTATCTTTAGTAATTTAAATTAATGTACTTTATGTTTTATCAAATTTATGAACCGTTATTCCATAAAATATAGCCGTTTATTGCATTAATTCTTAAACAATTACATTATATCCTAAAAATAGAAAAAACAACTTAGTTCCTAAAACGATTTCATTAATTCCTAACGGCTATCTTCAACATAAACTTTGATCACTTCTCATCATCGGTAGGCGCCCATATTGCAGCTTCATCTTCTTCTGGAGATTCAGGTACAACTTCATCTTCACTTTCACCAATGTTTTCGCTTTCATCCTTAAATTTGATATAAATCTTAATTTGTTTCATAGCGTACCAAGGCTCGCTCTACCAATCCAAACCAATCGTTGTCATCTTCAAGTAGCGAGGATGGAATGTTGGGGTTTCGAAGTACCAAACATGTATGAAATACAGAGGTAGGTCTTCCAAAAATATTTCAACCACCTTCAATAATTTACCATATTCACGGACATCATTGAAATAATCATGTTGCCAGCAAGATGTATAATTCATTACTTCATGATCAAAATCACCTCCGTAATTAACTTGTATGCCAACATTCAACGaactcattttaaataattaagagAGTTTTAGAAGTTTAGAATGTGTAGAAAATGTGAAGTATGATTTGAAGTTGGTGAAATGGAGTATTTATAGAATAAAAATAAAGTCGTTCGTCATTTTCTAAATATATAGCCGTTAGTCATTTTTTTTaaacgttattattatttttattattattatttgttagaaactaaaaaaaatataaaacagaaaaataaaacagaaagataaaataaaatatcatgttaccatTCCACTAACCAACAACACCACTAACTAAACATATCCTAGTAAACAAAAAAAGTACAAGAATCTGGCAACATGACATGAATTACCACTACAATTAGTCTTACAATGACCTCGTAATTGTTAATGGCTACTACTTCATCTTCACATTCCCTCAAAATCCGTACATTACAATCCATTCCTACTACActctcctcttcttcttcttcttctaaaacccTTTGCCCTCCATTTACAAATCATTAATCAAACCTCTTTAACGCCTCAAAACGAATAGGTATTGTGAACATTCACAATCTTCGATACGGCATTCATCATAATTCACCACAGAAATTTACTCACACTCTCGTCTCTAGAGCAGATGTCAACCACATTCAAAATGATGAACCATTGAACCTCTTCAGGTATTTTAACTTTCAACTAGATGTATTGATATGGATGTCTTGTTATCAATAGAAACTATCTGATACTAATGAATGTTATTGGAGATTGGTATTTATGGttttcggaaagaaccgttacttgtatgtttatgattttaattgcccgaatgaattgtgcacatagcggttttgtgcacatggttgtgagtaatagctgatttttactcacacgttggtaatagtgatgcgatagccgtgtttccctCACATAtctttggtagtgttgcaatagccgtttttgcacactacggatatatcatgATAGCCGTTTTTTTTCTTGTACTTGAGGGTGTGACAATAGccatttttgtacaccttgagttttgtgttGAATAACCTTAATAGTGTAAGTATTgaaaactattggttgttttatacgttgGTGGTTCGGTCATGAAGACCATGTCGTGTGATTAGTGGTGCAATAGCCGTGTTTTGCGATAATTGCGTATTAGTCATGTATGCGCACTATAAGGAATGTtaggtggtaagtgttatccgtaaggattcacttttgtTGGTCTTCATCGGTTGGGTTGTTGACTTCATGTTGGGGACGTGGTTACTATAGGACTATGCTTGTTAAGGGTATACGGTAGAGACGATGTCTCGGTATGAAATTTTGGTTGAGTTCTTCCATACGTATGGGATTGAgcgagttttagtgctcggattcggGAATTTGATGAAATCACGGGTGACGATTGAGTGATAAAGGTGATTCATtaggaagaattgcctagaggagttggagaAAACGCGTGATGATTCAATGTATGCTAAGCGATTGTAGTAGATTCGGATATTGTATGCATTGCATGTTCtaaaatgcgtgcaagtgtgtaatgGTTAAATGGGATAATCTTCGAGTTAATGATGACTGTGGTGGAAGTTGGATTGGAACATAtgtttgaggaccatagagtgtgggtccaGTTGGCTAAGTGACGAGGATTAcggggacgtgatcgattctaagtgggggagagttgtaagacccaaatatttattgtacatagagtagAAATGATGTACTTAAGGTGTGTAAAGCGTGGTGTAAAATTAAAGCTCGAAACCTGTTCAGACCATCGTGCGCGTAGCGTAAAGTTATGGGCGCGCGTCGCGCACGTTGCCAGGCGACAGATTCCTATTTTCTTTTAAATGAGTTAATGAGGGGTATAGTGGTCTTTTCACTTATTGGACGATTTGAGGCCACAAAAGCTGATCCAATCCCATTTGGATCACATTCTTCACCTACTCAAACACTCTCAccaaattttagagagagagatccatttctagagagagagagctcaaatcaaggaggatggagcttgattctcaccaaagctcaagtattaaagttgttcatctcgttcttggctacgttttggttgttgtggtaagttctaactccgaatttcattgttggatTTGATatccaaagttagggtttgaacttggtttgttgagaaacccatttaatctcttgaagtgagtttattgatgttaGTAATCGGgtttaatgttgttgttgttgttgttgggttttgggttggaaactgacttggccatgattaggctttgattttggtTGTAATAACTTAGTTTAGTGGTTATTGAAGTGTTggaaacccttttgggtgtatttggttgacaaattttgaattgggtcaaaattagggtttagatgtcatcttgggcaagataggtgtttaacaattatgattgggtttgattggcgttattagaaccattatcactctagttagtgattattggtgagttTAGACTTTGGTTGGGCTTGGAAGTACTATTGGGTCaagatttgcactaggtgtcaatatgggttggtttgtaatccaccctaattgtgatgttcgttattatgataatggaataagtACGTTTCATTGACGGAGCAACGGATTTGGCTTACTTTTATcgagatttcaaggtgagtggaataattatacatgtatgtatataatttatttgcttgtgcacGATGTGTACAATAGCCGAGTTTTGGTGCACATCGATGTGACGATAGCCGTTTGGATACCTTTGGGATTAGTGTCACCATAGCCGGATTTTGTGCGATAACATGCGACTTGAGGTTTGTGtaacccgatatatatatatatatatatatatatatatatatatatatatatatatatatatatatatatatatatatacacacatattattatttgttaattgtgcacatagccgttttgtgcacatggttgtgagtaatagccgctattaagtgatgccatagctgttttggaacactttgggggaataccatagccgttttaggatacctcggggttagcataccatggCCGTTTTGGGCGCTAATCGAATAGTCGGTTCTTACTCACACAATTtgccaagtgatgccatagccgttttggaacacttggggggtgttgccatagccgttttggaacacctcgggggttagcataccatagccgtttttgggagctaacggttgttatgaacaccgatgacttgttcgcgaggtcattcccttgcgatcttggttaaccatggtttataaatTGTTGAtgatagcatttaattattattatgattattatgctaatgatgtcGCTAGTGGTGCGATTTTCACGATACTAGCTTTTGTTACGAGATGATATGCGAAAATATGCTAAGGTTTACGCTAGTTGTAcgattgatgttactagcttgtgcgaattgatacaCGAGGTAATTATGGTGcgattgatgttactagctttttcGCTTGATATACGAGATTATTGTGGTAAGGTTGATGCTAGTCACTTAGACATTGACATGTGGGTTTATCTCgtggtttgggtaagggagtgcaagtaggtaaattatatatgtatgtgtgtaactattgcactcactaagctttagcttaccctctcgttgtttacattttttatagattcgcacggaggcggtggctcggataagcatgggaactagtggactcgcataggtgctttagaagacgtgcttttggattgattaggattgggtagcgtatccccaataacCATGCtcagtctttattttgtgttaaaattatGTGGTCGAAAAGTGTATTTTGTAATAGATGGTAAATTGGGCCGATGTGGGACCGGGGtcttaaaacttgttttattatgaaaacgtgttagttttacttattataatgtgttgtgaaaactgtttcgtctaaatgtgtcggAAAGTGGAAGATCTTTAAGCAAAAaatggaaaatccggacagaagctgttGGGGTCTGTGCGCGCTGCGCACAAGAAGGGTCGCGCGCCGTGCACCCTTCTGTTTAAAAAAAACATTtgctgcgtattcggttggataacgggttgggtcattacaagtgatatcagagcatggtctaagggatttaggtgacttgagataggtacctagacttagacttttgtgtgtgcttaattgttacgggacttgtaggattacgggtcagaatgggaatttggttagtgtccTAGTTATAggtggactaacatttatattaatgtgcggatattattaatatattttgtgtttgtgttgggttatatcatcgagcaaagCGGTCGTGGTACTAATGAGTGGATACGGCGTGTAcgcgtaataatgattagctaccatttttacaggtgcaaatcgtatttgacaagtgatgtaagacgattgTCGAGAAAGATGGGTCGGGATTGTACGTATGATTGTACTCGTTCGTTGCTTAATcgattgcattctttagaatgaagacggaagatggatgcggaacgagtgagcctattcatgaggggaaggatgagttaacgttaaggattgtacgtatgtctcggttttcaccgacaaagttagggaagtaaccaaggagttggttgaAGGACGAAtaacggaaatggtccgagaccaagtggttAAACTTGTAAGGGAAGAGttcgaaaagaggtttcctaaacctcaagataACGGTAACGAAGGAGCGATTATGGGGATTAAATTTCATGCTCCAAAATTTGTTGATCaccctttgggtaagagaaagttcgaaTCAAGAAGTGGCCCTAGTACGAAAGCAAGTAACATGACCGAAGGTGTCAGAAGCAAGATGTAGATAGAGTCGGACACTAGTATGCCTAAATGTTACAATTGTGGGGTGAGGGGCCACAAGATTTGGGAGTGTACGATACCGAGAGGTGATGACGTGATGTGTTACAATTGTCGTAAAGAAGGACACCGGAGGCCAGAGTGTCCCGAGTTGGTTAGAAATCAGACGAAAAAGTTGGGAGGTTTCGTGCATATGTGTTTTACGTGTGGTGAACAAGGACATTTTGCAAAGGATTGCACGGGTGTACTGTCGAGCACGATCAAGGGCTTTATCTGtcggaaggagggacaccgaaagtcggagtgttccgaatcgttcGATGATCGAATTAAGAGGTTGGAGCGCGAGTATTCGATGATGAGCAATGAAGCGCGGGAGTCCAACGATGTTGCTTTAGGTACTATTAGTGTGATATTGTATGTTGTTCGTTAGTAATAACATGCGGTGTGtatgtaagtcttagctaaactttatttttgtaacatcctcccaatagggtctggaaggaacgtcactaatatcaaaacataccaacatattataataaacgagaacaatactaaatgatgaatttaa includes these proteins:
- the LOC139854092 gene encoding uncharacterized protein, whose protein sequence is MDREDAAVRLYNDYFAESPVYPEKNFKRRFRTSRQLFLRIIEGISNYNSSNIQDYFMYFRERPDAAGCQSLTILQKCTTARRQMAYGTTPDLFDEYIKVREKTVALCLDNFCRCVFHLFSREYLQKPTAEDIARLYNIYAQNMVYQVCLVVLIVCIGSGRIILLRNILEVIKKKGPSVMLEAVASQYLWIRHALFGMAGENNDINVLNNSLLFNTIKDGTAPPSPFDVNGHHYERGYYLGDGIYSDWAMLVKAPHNPTDELHKKFKRFQESARKDIERAFEVLQGRFAMLITPARSIDFKKFRRHMYACIVLHNMIQENNSFVIGCRKERMIQRNLP